In a genomic window of Silurus meridionalis isolate SWU-2019-XX chromosome 27, ASM1480568v1, whole genome shotgun sequence:
- the LOC124380772 gene encoding transitional endoplasmic reticulum ATPase: MASGGESKNDDLSTAILKQKNRPNRLIVDESINEDNSVVSLSQAKMDELQLFRGDTVLMKGKKRRETVCIVLSDDSCSDEKVRMNRVVRNNLRVRLGDVISIQPCPDVKYGKRIHVLPIDDTVEGITGNLFEVYLKPYFLEAYRPIRKGDIFLVRGGMRAVEFKVVETDPSPYCIVAPDTVIHCEGEPIKREDEEESLNEVGYDDIGGVRKQLAQIKEMVELPLRHPALFKAIGVKPPRGILLYGPPGTGKTLIARAVANETGAFFFLINGPEIMSKLAGESESNLRKAFEEAEKNAPAIIFIDELDAIAPKREKTHGEVERRIVSQLLTLMDGLKQRAHVIVMAATNRPNSIDPALRRFGRFDREVDIGIPDATGRLEILQIHTKNMKLADDVDLEQVANETHGHVGADLAALCSEAALQAIRKKMDLIDLEDETIDAEVMNSLAVTMDDFRWALSQSNPSALRETVVEVPNITWEDIGGLDDVKRELQELVQYPVEHPDKFLKFGMTPSKGVLFYGPPGCGKTLLAKAIANECQANFISIKGPELLTMWFGESEANVREIFDKARQAAPCVLFFDELDSIAKARGGSVGDGGGAADRVINQILTEMDGMSSKKNVFIIGATNRPDIIDAAILRPGRLDQLIYIPLPDEKSRMAILKANLRKSPIAKEVDLDFLAKMTNGFSGADLTEICQRACKLAIRESIENEIRRERERQTNPSAMEVEEDDPVPEIRKDHFEEAMRFARRSVSDNDIRKYEMFAQTLQQSRGFGSFRFPSSNQAGGGPSQGSAGGSGGAVLNEDNDDDLYG; encoded by the exons ATGGCTTCGGGCGGCGA ATCTAAAAATGACGATCTTTCTACTGCCATtctaaaacaaaagaacagacCCAACAGGTTGATTGTTGATGAATCGATCAATGAAGATAACAGTGTGGTCTCCCTCTCTCAG GCCAAGATGGATGAGCTTCAGCTCTTCAGGGGAGACACTGTGTTGATGAAGGGCAAGAAAAGGAGGGAGACTGTTTGCATTGTTCTGTCTGATGATAGCTGCTCAGATGAGAAAGTGCGCATGAACAGAGTGGTGCGTAATAACCTCAGGGTTCGCCTCGGAGATGTCATCAG CATTCAGCCATGCCCAGATGTGAAGTACGGGAAACGGATCCATGTTCTGCCCATTGATGACACAGTGGAGGGAATAACTGGCAACTTATTTGAGGTGTATCTAAAGCCTTACTTCCTAGAGGCTTACCGGCCAATCCGCAAAG GTGATATCTTCCTGGTCAGAGGAGGCATGCGTGCTGTTGAGTTTAAAGTGGTGGAGACTGACCCTAGCCCATACTGTATAGTGGCTCCAGACACTGTCATTCACTGTGAAGGAGAACCTATTAAGCGTGAG GATGAGGAAGAATCTCTGAATGAAGTCGGCTATGATGATATTGGAGGTGTGAGGAAGCAGCTGGCTCAGATCAAGGAAATGGTGGAGCTGCCACTCAGGCACCCTGCACTTTTCAAGGCCATTGGTGTGAAA CCTCCACGTGGTATTCTTCTGTACGGTCCCCCCGGAACTGGAAAAACTCTGATTGCTCGTGCTGTCGCAAACGAAACAGGAGCTTTCTTCTTCCTGATCAATG GCCCTGAAATTATGAGTAAACTGGCTGGTGAGTCTGAGAGCAACCTGCGTAAAGCTTTTGAAGAAGCTGAGAAGAACGCTCCTGCAATCATCTTTATTGATGAACTGGATGCAATTGCACccaagagagagaag ACTCACGGTGAAGTAGAGAGGCGCATCGTGTCTCAGCTTCTTACCCTGATGGATGGACTGAAGCAGCGGGCTCATGTCATCGTCATGGCTGCCACCAACAGACCCAACAGCATTGACCCCGCTCTCAGGAGATTCG GACGCTTTGACAGAGAGGTGGATATCGGCATTCCTGATGCTACAGGAAGATTGGAAATCCTGCAGATTCACACTAAGAACATGAAGCTGGCTGATGATGttgatctggagcag GTTGCCAATGAGACCCATGGCCATGTGGGTGCTGATTTGGCTGCCCTCTGCTCAGAGGCTGCACTGCAGGCCATTCGTAAGAAGATGGACCTCATTGACCTGGAGGACGAAACAATCGATGCAGAGGTCATGAACTCACTGGCTGTCACCATGGATGACTTTAGG TGGGCCCTGAGCCAGAGCAACCCATCAGCTCTGCGTGAGACTGTGGTTGAGGTGCCCAACATCACCTGGGAGGACATTGGTGGACTGGATGATGTCAAGAGAGAGCTGCAGGAGCTGGTGCAG tatccAGTGGAGCATCCAGACAAGTTCCTGAAGTTTGGTATGACTCCATCCAAGGGTGTGTTGTTCTATGGGCCGCCAGGTTGTGGTAAAACCCTCCTGGCCAAGGCCATTGCCAATGAGTGCCAGGCCAACTTCATTTCCATTAAAGGCCCTGAACTGTTGACCATGTGGTTTGGAGAGTCTGAGGCTAATGTTCGTGAGATCTTTGATAAG GCTCGTCAAGCTGCCCCCTGCGTGCTCTTCTTTGATGAGTTGGACTCCATCGCTAAAGCCCGTGGTGGAAGCGTGGGTGATGGCGGTGGAGCAGCCGACCGTGTCATTAACCAGATCCTGACAGAGATGGATGGTATGTCCAGCAAGAAGAATGTCTTCATTATCGGTGCCACCAACAGACCGGATATCATCGATGCTGCTATTCTCAGGCCTGGCCGTCTGGATCAGCTTATCTACATCCCACTGCCTGATGAGAAATCCCGCATGGCCATTCTTAAAGCTAACCTCAGGAAGTCTCCAATCGCAAAG GAAGTAGATTTGGACTTCCTGGCCAAGATGACCAATGGGTTCTCTGGTGCCGACTTGACAGAAATTTGCCAGAGAGCCTGCAAACTGGCTATTCGTGAGTCCATCGAGAACGAGATCAGGAGGGAACGTGAGAGGCAGACGAACCCATCAGCTATG gAAGTGGAGGAGGACGACCCAGTGCCTGAGATCAGAAAGGACCACTTTGAGGAAGCTATGCGTTTTGCCCGTCGCTCAGTCAGCGATAATGACATTCGCAAATATGAGATGTTCGCACAGACCCTGCAGCAGAGCAGAGGCTTTGGCAGCTTCAG aTTCCCTTCCAGTAATCAGGCTGGAGGTGGACCAAGTCAAGGTTCTGCAGGTGGCAGTGGAGGGGCCGTCTTAAATGAGGACAACGATGATGACCTTTACGGataa